One segment of Leptospiraceae bacterium DNA contains the following:
- a CDS encoding chloride channel protein, with protein MSIKIRNSLHIYFLSFLTGIITGTFVILFSKLLTLCEEVLHFDNLPFNRLFSFELNWISFLLPVIGGLLVGLVTHYFCPEAKGNGIDGLLDSFHNQNGEMRGRISFFKSLVTILTLSSGGSAGKEGPSAQIGASIGSKISNTFGGGARARRTLLLAGAAASLGTIFQAPLGGAITAIEMVYKEDIESDALIPAIISSVSAYFLLSFFGFLQRDLFTLNELAPKYLPLYPILGIVCFFVGLILVRLIKRVKVFFVNWKIYPPLKPAFGGLVCGIVYLFFPVVAGTGETYIQEFLLKPETYVAIQKSEMIQFALFVIGFKILVTAFTIGSGGSGGIFGPSLFLGGTIGMFVAEIAGIYYDLDPQHYKSFILVGMGAFYAGVASAPIAAMIMVCEMVGSYVLLPPLMFCSIVAFLLSRKLDLYPGQVLDRFHSPAHHWDIQTDILRTMPIYHYKSYLHNFAIVKVTQSIRTLKQLALKHDEKDFIVLNNKGKYIGIISTLQIMQLDQNKKVNLQSQIEKIPAITLEQNLGEALDLLLKNNLDKAAIIDRDKNFIGYIRYQEILELYFSKLRK; from the coding sequence ATGAGTATAAAAATAAGAAATAGCTTACATATATATTTTCTGTCATTTCTTACAGGAATAATTACTGGAACATTCGTAATTTTATTTTCAAAATTACTAACACTTTGTGAAGAAGTTTTACATTTTGATAATCTACCTTTTAATAGACTTTTCTCCTTTGAACTAAATTGGATTAGTTTTCTCTTGCCAGTAATAGGTGGTCTTCTAGTAGGTCTTGTTACACATTATTTTTGCCCTGAAGCTAAGGGCAACGGTATTGATGGATTATTAGATTCATTTCATAACCAAAATGGAGAAATGAGAGGAAGGATTTCTTTTTTTAAATCACTTGTTACAATCCTAACACTTTCCTCTGGCGGGAGCGCTGGAAAGGAAGGTCCTTCCGCACAAATTGGAGCAAGCATAGGCTCAAAAATTAGCAATACATTCGGTGGTGGCGCAAGAGCTAGGAGAACTTTACTATTGGCTGGTGCGGCAGCTTCCCTTGGAACAATTTTTCAAGCTCCCCTAGGTGGTGCCATTACTGCAATTGAAATGGTATATAAAGAAGATATTGAAAGCGATGCTCTCATTCCCGCCATTATCTCTTCCGTTTCAGCTTATTTTTTACTAAGTTTTTTCGGGTTTCTACAAAGAGATTTATTTACATTAAACGAACTTGCGCCAAAATATTTACCACTGTATCCGATTCTCGGAATAGTTTGTTTTTTTGTGGGGTTAATACTTGTTAGACTCATAAAAAGAGTGAAAGTATTCTTTGTGAATTGGAAAATTTATCCACCTTTAAAACCGGCATTTGGCGGACTTGTTTGTGGTATAGTGTATTTATTTTTTCCGGTGGTTGCAGGGACAGGTGAAACTTATATTCAAGAATTTTTATTAAAACCAGAAACCTATGTTGCCATTCAAAAATCTGAAATGATTCAATTTGCACTTTTTGTAATCGGATTTAAAATTTTGGTGACTGCATTTACAATAGGTTCTGGTGGTTCCGGTGGGATTTTTGGTCCTTCTTTGTTTTTAGGTGGAACAATTGGAATGTTTGTAGCAGAAATTGCAGGTATCTATTATGATTTAGATCCACAACATTATAAAAGTTTTATTTTAGTAGGAATGGGAGCATTTTATGCAGGAGTAGCAAGTGCTCCAATCGCAGCAATGATCATGGTGTGTGAAATGGTTGGAAGTTACGTTCTACTTCCTCCACTGATGTTCTGCTCTATCGTTGCATTTTTATTGTCTCGTAAACTAGATTTATATCCCGGGCAGGTATTAGATAGATTTCACTCACCTGCTCATCATTGGGATATACAGACGGACATTCTGCGGACAATGCCTATATACCACTACAAATCCTATTTACATAATTTTGCAATTGTAAAAGTTACACAATCAATTAGAACTTTAAAACAATTAGCACTCAAACACGATGAGAAAGATTTTATAGTTCTAAACAATAAAGGCAAATACATTGGAATTATTTCTACTTTACAGATTATGCAATTGGATCAAAATAAAAAAGTAAATTTACAATCTCAAATCGAAAAAATTCCGGCAATCACATTGGAACAAAATTTAGGGGAAGCACTTGATTTATTACTAAAAAATAATCTAGATAAAGCTGCAATTATAGACAGAGATAAAAACTTTATTGGATACATTCGGTACCAAGAAATTTTGGAACTCTATTTTTCTAAACTAAGAAAATAA
- a CDS encoding alpha-ketoglutarate-dependent dioxygenase AlkB has product MNLFDSLNSYSLDNNLLPQDGEVFLFQNYFTDSESDYYLNFLQKNINWQQDKIWMYNKYIDIPRLNAWYGEAGKNYSYSGIPMKPNPWLPQLLEIKEKIEKVAKVNFTSVLINLYRDGKDSVDWHSDDEIELGNNPVIGSVSFGANRFFKLRHLQNKVLKKDIELSHGSFLLMQKDTQHFWEHKIPKTTKQVKPRINLTFRVIHS; this is encoded by the coding sequence ATGAATTTATTTGACTCTTTAAATAGTTATTCTCTGGATAATAATCTTTTGCCACAAGACGGGGAAGTGTTTTTATTTCAAAATTATTTTACTGATTCCGAAAGTGATTATTATTTAAATTTTTTACAAAAAAATATAAATTGGCAACAAGATAAAATTTGGATGTACAATAAATACATAGATATTCCAAGACTCAATGCTTGGTATGGGGAAGCAGGTAAAAACTATTCCTATTCTGGAATTCCAATGAAACCTAATCCTTGGTTACCGCAATTATTAGAAATCAAAGAGAAGATTGAAAAAGTAGCAAAAGTAAATTTTACAAGTGTTCTCATTAACCTCTACCGTGACGGGAAAGATAGTGTAGACTGGCATTCGGATGATGAAATAGAGCTCGGAAATAATCCAGTGATTGGATCTGTTAGTTTTGGAGCAAACAGATTTTTTAAACTTCGACATTTGCAGAATAAAGTTTTGAAAAAAGATATAGAACTATCGCACGGAAGTTTTCTATTGATGCAAAAAGATACACAACATTTCTGGGAACACAAAATTCCAAAAACTACCAAACAAGTAAAACCTAGAATAAACTTAACATTTAGGGTAATTCATTCTTAG
- a CDS encoding TetR/AcrR family transcriptional regulator — MEKIANKNRDRILKLSILLIEKQGMEKFSLRNLANKLSMDPMVVYYYFSSKDDLIMSCIESVFNKELNLHEFHFQEESRVSRKKREKFKYFELKRLIEIYRNIFILYPNLCIYLINHSFNRVKKLQEFNQILVLEISKWESNLILTTQIRDILVDYVHGFSLTALTQTKNKKLFKQEKEIEFHKTLEFLLEKLLK, encoded by the coding sequence TTGGAAAAGATTGCAAATAAAAATCGCGACAGAATTTTGAAATTGAGTATTTTATTAATTGAAAAACAAGGAATGGAAAAGTTTTCTCTTCGGAATTTAGCAAATAAACTATCTATGGATCCAATGGTAGTTTATTATTATTTTTCCTCTAAAGATGACCTTATCATGAGTTGTATTGAATCGGTATTTAATAAAGAACTTAATTTACACGAATTTCATTTTCAGGAAGAATCCAGAGTTTCGAGAAAGAAAAGGGAAAAATTTAAATACTTTGAATTAAAGAGACTAATTGAAATATACCGGAATATTTTTATCTTATACCCAAACCTCTGCATTTATCTAATAAATCACAGTTTTAATAGAGTTAAAAAATTACAGGAATTTAATCAAATTCTAGTATTAGAAATTAGTAAGTGGGAATCCAACCTTATTCTAACAACTCAGATAAGAGATATTCTTGTGGACTATGTTCATGGTTTCAGTTTGACCGCTCTAACGCAGACCAAAAATAAAAAACTTTTTAAACAAGAAAAAGAAATAGAATTTCATAAGACACTCGAATTTCTTTTGGAAAAATTATTGAAGTAA